A single Anopheles arabiensis isolate DONGOLA chromosome 2, AaraD3, whole genome shotgun sequence DNA region contains:
- the LOC120898305 gene encoding perlucin-like — protein MAAQLLLTALCVAFVAINGIEGATDAKYKYVAILQPSTFFEAWQDCNIKGGHLASIESPQEQARVEKAMAKARDPRAVFFFGGTDLGRKGRWMWIHSNKPIGNGGYTNFFPGQPDNGGGSQDCLTVGVADGYNRGKWDDQNCLYRLDGYICAFKSTSSSAS, from the exons ATGGCAGCCCAGCTCCTGTTGACGGCGTTGTGCGTAGCGTTTGTGGCGATAAATGGCATCGAAG GTGCTACCGATGCAAAGTACAAGTATGTGGCTATTCTGCAACCGTCCACGTTTTTCGAAGCCTGGCAAGACTGTAACATTAAGGGTGGCCATCTGGCTTCGATCGAATCGCCCCAGGAACAGGCGCGGGTCGAGAAAGCCATGGCCAAGGCGCGAGATCCGCGGGCCGTATTCTTTTTCGGCGGCACGGACCTGGGCCGCAAGGGCCGCTGGATGTGGATCCATTCGAACAAGCCGATCGGCAACGGTGGCTACACGAACTTCTTCCCCGGGCAGCCCGACAACGGTGGTGGCTCGCAGGACTGCTTGACCGTGGGCGTCGCGGACGGCTACAACCGTGGCAAATGGGACGATCAAAATTGTCTGTACAGGTTGGATGGATACATATGTGCGTTCAAGTCCACTAGTTCGAGTGCATCTTAG
- the LOC120897777 gene encoding perlucin-like protein, producing MVAKALLFRLCVVLLALSSNDAYSQQVYVAFLHPLNFFESWQECNINGGYLASIESPAEQTQVEKAMAKARNQTAVYYVGGTAIGRDGRWMWIGLNKEFAHRGYRNFYHDELNNISRGQNCLTVGNWDKPNRGKWDELECTTKVDGYICAFPVAADSAFVDARG from the exons ATGGTAGCTAAAGCGCTCCTTTTTAGGCTGTGTGTGGTGCTCTTAGCGCTGAGTAGCAACGATG CCTATTCACAGCAGGTGTATGTCGCGTTTTTGCATCCACTCAACTTCTTCGAGTCGTGGCAAGAGTGTAACATTAACGGTGGATATTTGGCTTCGATCGAATCGCCGGCAGAGCAGACCCAGGTGGAGAAAGCGATGGCCAAAGCACGGAACCAAACGGCCGTCTATTACGTTGGAGGCACGGCCATCGGGCGCGATGGTCGTTGGATGTGGATCGGGTTGAACAAAGAGTTTGCGCACCGTGGCTACAGGAACTTCTATCACGATGAGCTGAACAACATTAGTCGTGGACAGAACTGTCTTACCGTTGGCAACTGGGATAAGCCCAACCGAGGTAAATGGGATGAACTGGAGTGCACAACCAAGGTTGATGGGTATATATGCGCTTTCCCCGTCGCTGCCGATTCTGCCTTCGTTGATGCACGGGGATAG
- the LOC120896901 gene encoding protein obstructor-E-like isoform X1, whose protein sequence is MMSMGQASWKAHGIILAALVIGLASGQRQDQEDPCKTKSKVVGDVTYCDRYWECINNQPELYDCPNGLVFAGKHRGVTEGCDYPWRSNYCDGKQLANGPISTEHCDWLYGIFGHETSCTRYWTCWNGTATEQLCIGGLLYNENAHSCDWPENVDGCQKHPLCNEDANGNVPLGKSCNRYWQCQGGYPRLQRCPAMLVFDRRSLRCVVPPTEDCDVPTTPLPLEYEPEQQQQQQQGKGNPNAIYQPSGAGGLQGGKLQSGGRNKN, encoded by the exons GGCTCGCCAGTGGACAGCGCCAGGACCAGGAGGACCCGTGCAAAACCAAGTCGAAGGTGGTCGGTGACGTGACGTACTGCGATCGGTACTGGGAGTGCATCAACAACCAGCCGGAGCTGTACGACTGCCCGAACGGGCTCGTGTTCGCCGGCAAGCACCGGGGCGTCACGGAGGGCTGCGACTACCCGTGGCGTTCGAACTACTGCGACGGCAAGCAACTGGCAA ACGGACCAATCTCGACGGAGCACTGCGATTGGCTGTACGGCATCTTTGGGCACGAGACGTCCTGCACGCGGTACTGGACCTGCTGGAACGGTACGGCGACGGAGCAGCTCTGCATCGGTGGGCTGCTGTACAACGAGAACGCGCACAGCTGCGATTGGCCCGAGAACGTTGATGGATGCCAGAAGCACC CACTCTGCAACGAGGATGCGAATGGCAACGTGCCGCTAGGCAAGTCCTGCAATCGCTACTGGCAGTGTCAGGGTGGCTACCCGCGGCTGCAGCGCTGCCCCGCCATGCTGGTGTTCGATCGGCGCAGTCTGCGCTGTGTCGTGCCACCGACCGAGGACTGTGATGTGCCAACGACCCCGCTGCCCTTGGAATACGAAccagaacagcagcagcagcagcagcagggcaag GGAAATCCAAACGCCATTTACCAACCGTCCGGCGCCGGTGGACTGCAGGGTGGCAAATTGCAATCGGGAGGACGAAACAAGAACTAA
- the LOC120896901 gene encoding protein obstructor-E-like isoform X2 yields MMSMGQASWKAHGIILAALVIGLASGQRQDQEDPCKTKSKVVGDVTYCDRYWECINNQPELYDCPNGLVFAGKHRGVTEGCDYPWRSNYCDGKQLANGPISTEHCDWLYGIFGHETSCTRYWTCWNGTATEQLCIGGLLYNENAHSCDWPENVDGCQKHPLCNEDANGNVPLGKSCNRYWQCQGGYPRLQRCPAMLVFDRRSLRCVVPPTEDCDVPTTPLPLEYEPEQQQQQQQGKGGKLQSGGRNKN; encoded by the exons GGCTCGCCAGTGGACAGCGCCAGGACCAGGAGGACCCGTGCAAAACCAAGTCGAAGGTGGTCGGTGACGTGACGTACTGCGATCGGTACTGGGAGTGCATCAACAACCAGCCGGAGCTGTACGACTGCCCGAACGGGCTCGTGTTCGCCGGCAAGCACCGGGGCGTCACGGAGGGCTGCGACTACCCGTGGCGTTCGAACTACTGCGACGGCAAGCAACTGGCAA ACGGACCAATCTCGACGGAGCACTGCGATTGGCTGTACGGCATCTTTGGGCACGAGACGTCCTGCACGCGGTACTGGACCTGCTGGAACGGTACGGCGACGGAGCAGCTCTGCATCGGTGGGCTGCTGTACAACGAGAACGCGCACAGCTGCGATTGGCCCGAGAACGTTGATGGATGCCAGAAGCACC CACTCTGCAACGAGGATGCGAATGGCAACGTGCCGCTAGGCAAGTCCTGCAATCGCTACTGGCAGTGTCAGGGTGGCTACCCGCGGCTGCAGCGCTGCCCCGCCATGCTGGTGTTCGATCGGCGCAGTCTGCGCTGTGTCGTGCCACCGACCGAGGACTGTGATGTGCCAACGACCCCGCTGCCCTTGGAATACGAAccagaacagcagcagcagcagcagcagggcaag GGTGGCAAATTGCAATCGGGAGGACGAAACAAGAACTAA
- the LOC120896330 gene encoding perlucin-like, whose amino-acid sequence MAVKFILLTVCVAFFAINGIEGATVPRTKYLAVLQPSTFFEAWQECNSKNGHLASIESRQEQLLVEEAMSKTRNPTAVYFIGGTDLGRRGRWVWIGLNQALEDGTYTNFYPGEPNNLGGDQDCLSIGNWQGYSRGKWDDTECFKKLDGYICAFRA is encoded by the exons ATGGCAGTCAAGTTTATTCTTCTGACGGTGTGCGTGGCGTTCTTCGCCATCAATGGTATCGAGG GCGCAACGGTACCTAGGACTAAATATCTGGCTGTTCTGCAGCCTTCCACGTTCTTCGAGGCGTGGCAAGAATGTAACAGCAAGAATGGTCATTTGGCTTCGATTGAGTCGCGTCAGGAGCAGCTCCTCGTAGAAGAAGCTATGTCCAAAACGCGCAACCCAACGGCTGTGTACTTCATCGGTGGTACTGATCTGGGTCGTAGGGGTCGTTGGGTATGGATCGGTCTGAACCAAGCGCTCGAGGACGGAACTTACACTAACTTCTACCCCGGAGAGCCCAACAACCTTGGTGGTGACCAGGATTGTCTGTCGATCGGAAACTGGCAAGGATACAGCCGCGGAAAATGGGATGACACGGAGTGCTTCAAGAAGCTCGATGGATACATTTGCGCTTTCCGTGCATAA
- the LOC120898275 gene encoding extracellular serine/threonine protein CG31145, producing the protein MYWIRSKKLRERLALGFGALLVLFTLLLVVDLQMDLGVSRGEFIPSHARIRYANQPDRAGIYNEFHRKYLAKSNASGSKEYLTTNAQQAHHRGHTDTSGPGYPGKAAVTTTVPPPHDRFKDLTALVVAPRSSKHRAPQPFERIIVREEAYTDEPLDDDEANPTLGELLDLRPGPNASNLERFQLRISKRELYRRDDTLVNAVIDDMVRLPILHVVQKEGGTQLKLIIDYPNEVHALFKPMRFPREQQTLPNHFYFTDYERHTAEIAAFHLDRLLGFRRAMPVTGRILNITTEIYQVGDEVLLKTFFVSPSSNLCFHGKCSYYCDTSHAICGNPDTLEGSFAAFLPTQDDTQRKVWRHPWRRSYHKRRKAQWETDSDYCTMVRDIPPYDEGRRLLDLMDMAVFDFLTGNMDRHHYETFKIFGNDTFPIHLDHGRGFGKPFHDELSILAPVLQCCLIRASTLETLLRFHNGPRPLSEAMRESMAVDPIAPVLWEPHLTALDRRVGIVLQAVRDCIRKSSEEDVHGGIPEVPNALGQRDANGFYRS; encoded by the coding sequence ATGTACTGGATCCGGTCGAAGAAGCTGCGCGAGCGGCTCGCGCTCGGGTTCGGCGCCCTGCTCGTCCTCTTCACCCTGCTGCTCGTCGTCGACCTGCAGATGGATCTGGGGGTTTCGCGCGGCGAGTTCATACCCTCGCACGCCCGCATCCGGTACGCGAACCAGCCGGACCGGGCCGGCATCTACAACGAGTTCCACCGGAAGTATCTCGCCAAAAGCAACGCGTCCGGCTCGAAGGAGTACCTGACGACGAACGCGCAGCAAGCCCATCATCGCGGCCACACCGACACATCCGGGCCGGGCTATCCGGGCAAGGCGGCCGTCACCACCACCGTACCGCCGCCGCACGATCGCTTCAAGGATCTGACCGCGCTGGTCGTAGCGCCCCGCTCGAGCAAGCACCGGGCGCCGCAACCGTTCGAGCGTATCATCGTGCGCGAGGAGGCGTACACGGACGAGCCGCTCGACGATGACGAGGCGAACCCGACGCTCGGCGAGCTGCTCGATCTGCGGCCCGGCCCGAACGCCTCCAACCTGGAGCGCTTCCAGCTGCGCATCTCCAAGCGGGAGCTGTACCGGCGGGACGACACGCTCGTGAACGCGGTCATCGACGACATGGTGCGGCTGCCGATCCTGCACGTGGTGCAGAAGGAGGGCGGCACCCAGCTGAAGCTGATCATCGACTACCCGAACGAGGTGCACGCCCTGTTCAAGCCGATGCGCTTCCCGCGCGAACAGCAAACCCTGCCGAACCACTTCTACTTTACCGACTACGAGCGGCACACGGCCGAGATAGCGGCGTTCCATCTCGACCGGCTGCTCGGCTTCCGGCGGGCGATGCCCGTGACCGGCCGCATCCTCAACATCACCACCGAGATCTACCAGGTGGGGGATGAGGTGCTGCTCAAGACGTTCTTCGTCTCGCCGAGCAGCAATCTGTGCTTTCACGGCAAGTGCTCGTACTACTGCGACACGTCGCACGCGATCTGCGGCAATCCGGACACGCTCGAGGGTTCGTTCGCCGCCTTCCTGCCCACGCAGGACGATACGCAGCGCAAGGTGTGGCGGCATCCGTGGCGCCGCTCGTACCACAAGCGCCGGAAGGCGCAGTGGgaaaccgactccgactaCTGCACGATGGTGCGCGACATACCGCCGTACGACGAGGGGCGCCGGCTGCTCGACCTGATGGATATGGCCGTGTTTGACTTCCTCACCGGCAACATGGACCGGCACCACTACGAAACGTTCAAAATCTTCGGCAACGACACGTTCCCGATCCATCTGGATCATGGGCGCGGGTTCGGCAAACCGTTCCACGACGAGCTGTCCATCCTGGCGCCGGTGCTGCAGTGCTGCCTGATACGGGCGTCCACGCTCGAGACGCTGCTGCGCTTCCACAACGGCCCGCGGCCACTGTCCGAGGCGATGCGCGAATCGATGGCGGTGGATCCGATCGCGCCCGTGCTGTGGGAACCGCATCTGACGGCGCTCGATCGGCGCGTCGGCATCGTGCTGCAGGCGGTGCGGGACTGCATCCGCAAGTCGTCCGAGGAGGACGTGCACGGTGGCATACCGGAGGTGCCGAATGCGCTGGGACAGCGGGATGCCAACGGGTTCTATCGCTCCTAG